Proteins from a single region of Stappia sp. ES.058:
- a CDS encoding cytochrome c has protein sequence MIRRKTLLRVAGVLLLAAAGAIYLTRPARVASVPDRTPNLTNGETVFWTGGCASCHAAPGASGDAKRVMAGGLGLKTPFGTFNVPNISSSAEHGIGGWTTEEFLTAMIEGTSPDGRHYYPAFPYTSYRHMTPDDLVDLKGFLDTLPASDNTVAGHDLALPYAFRPALGFWKLLYLDADRPAPPNSADALVKRGAYLVSGAGHCAECHTPRDALGGLDMTRWLEGGPDPEGGDGMIPDITQSADGIASWSAADIAYYLESGFTPDFDSVGGSMTSVQENWAKAPAADREAVAAYLKTLTPGE, from the coding sequence ATGATCCGCCGAAAAACCCTCCTGCGCGTGGCAGGCGTTCTCCTTCTGGCGGCTGCCGGCGCAATCTACCTCACCCGCCCGGCGAGGGTTGCCTCCGTTCCCGACCGGACGCCGAATCTGACCAACGGCGAGACCGTGTTCTGGACGGGCGGCTGCGCCTCCTGCCACGCCGCGCCAGGGGCAAGCGGCGATGCCAAACGCGTCATGGCCGGCGGACTGGGACTGAAGACGCCGTTCGGGACCTTCAATGTGCCCAACATCTCCTCTTCCGCCGAACACGGCATCGGCGGATGGACGACGGAGGAATTCCTGACGGCGATGATCGAGGGCACCAGCCCGGACGGCCGCCACTATTATCCGGCGTTTCCCTACACCTCTTATCGCCATATGACACCGGATGACCTCGTTGACCTGAAAGGCTTCCTGGACACGTTGCCGGCAAGCGACAACACGGTCGCCGGACATGATCTGGCACTTCCCTATGCCTTCCGCCCGGCGCTCGGCTTCTGGAAGCTGCTCTATCTCGACGCGGATCGCCCGGCGCCGCCGAACTCCGCCGACGCGCTCGTGAAACGGGGCGCCTATCTCGTCTCCGGCGCGGGCCATTGCGCCGAATGCCACACGCCACGCGACGCCCTCGGCGGTCTAGACATGACACGGTGGCTTGAGGGCGGCCCGGATCCCGAAGGCGGCGATGGCATGATCCCCGACATCACGCAATCCGCGGATGGAATCGCCAGCTGGTCGGCCGCCGATATCGCCTATTATCTGGAAAGCGGGTTCACGCCGGATTTCGATTCCGTCGGCGGCAGCATGACATCGGTGCAGGAGAACTGGGCAAAGGCCCCGGCAGCCGATCGCGAGGCCGTCGCGGCGTATCTCAAGACCCTGACGCCGGGCGAATAA
- the cutA gene encoding divalent-cation tolerance protein CutA, producing the protein MQSCSDIRLIYSTFPDTASARAAAREIVGAGLAACVNMWPGMQSVYCWDGAVEEGEEVVFMAKTTEARLAEAMALIAGCHPFDEPAVIALDVAAGRGSFLDWIREQTREGETPS; encoded by the coding sequence ATGCAAAGCTGCAGCGACATCCGTTTGATCTATTCGACGTTTCCCGACACGGCGAGTGCGCGGGCGGCGGCACGCGAGATCGTCGGCGCGGGCCTCGCCGCCTGCGTCAACATGTGGCCGGGCATGCAGTCGGTCTATTGCTGGGACGGCGCGGTCGAAGAGGGCGAGGAGGTGGTGTTCATGGCGAAGACCACCGAGGCCCGGCTTGCCGAGGCGATGGCGCTGATTGCGGGCTGCCATCCCTTCGACGAGCCGGCGGTGATCGCGCTCGACGTCGCGGCCGGCCGCGGCAGCTTTCTCGACTGGATCCGGGAGCAGACCCGGGAGGGCGAGACGCCTTCCTGA
- a CDS encoding NAD kinase: MDQPMHPIEKLAFISSETGEAEDARQSLERRYGAHDPKKADVIVALGGDGLMLQTLHRFMNTGKPIYGLNRGSVGFLMNEFGEENLLERIRKAVVSRIHPLVMEATDALGHIHSALAINEVSLLRQTHQAAKLRISVDERVRMEELVCDGVLIATPAGSTAYNLSAHGPILPIDTQLLALTPISAFRPRRWRGALLPNSVSVRITVMETAKRPVSAAADYTEIRNVTEVRVREEKNASSLALFDADHNWDERILSEMFRY, encoded by the coding sequence ATGGATCAGCCGATGCACCCTATCGAGAAACTGGCGTTCATCTCAAGCGAGACGGGCGAGGCGGAAGACGCCCGCCAGTCGCTCGAGCGCCGCTATGGCGCACACGACCCGAAAAAGGCGGATGTGATCGTCGCGCTGGGCGGCGACGGGCTGATGTTGCAGACCCTCCACCGCTTCATGAACACCGGCAAGCCTATCTACGGGCTGAACCGCGGATCTGTTGGCTTCCTGATGAACGAGTTCGGCGAGGAAAACCTGCTGGAGCGCATTCGCAAGGCCGTGGTCAGCCGGATCCATCCGCTCGTAATGGAGGCGACCGATGCGCTTGGGCATATCCACTCCGCTCTCGCCATCAACGAGGTTTCCCTGCTGCGCCAGACGCATCAGGCGGCGAAGCTGAGGATCTCCGTAGACGAACGCGTGCGCATGGAAGAGCTGGTGTGCGACGGCGTGCTGATCGCGACACCGGCCGGCAGCACGGCCTACAATCTGTCCGCCCACGGGCCGATCCTGCCGATCGACACCCAGCTCCTGGCGCTGACCCCGATCAGCGCCTTCCGGCCGCGGCGATGGCGCGGCGCCTTGCTGCCCAACAGCGTGAGCGTGCGCATCACCGTTATGGAAACCGCCAAACGTCCGGTCTCCGCCGCCGCCGACTATACCGAAATCCGCAATGTGACCGAGGTCAGGGTGCGCGAGGAGAAGAACGCAAGCTCGCTTGCGCTCTTCGATGCCGACCACAATTGGGACGAACGGATTCTCTCCGAAATGTTCCGCTACTGA
- a CDS encoding PleD family two-component system response regulator, with translation MPNLRVLVAEDNPHRRQILRMLLSVYAIRRIFEAEDGASALELIGTRDPDLLLIDRMMPILDGAELTRIIRRFPEPTCYLPIVAVTAHTQRNRVIAARDFGVTEVMCKPVSARGLYLRIANWVPNHRDFVRTKIYFGPDRERFQSPGFIGIERRGAKRDDGYALDGPGEVDQSRPETNMRDSVVS, from the coding sequence CTGCCCAATCTTCGCGTTCTTGTTGCGGAAGACAATCCGCACAGGCGCCAGATCCTCCGCATGCTGCTGTCGGTCTACGCAATACGCCGGATATTCGAGGCCGAAGACGGGGCAAGCGCGCTGGAGCTGATCGGAACACGCGATCCGGACCTGCTTCTCATCGACAGGATGATGCCGATCCTCGATGGCGCGGAACTGACGCGCATCATTCGCCGGTTTCCCGAACCGACCTGCTACCTCCCGATCGTCGCGGTGACCGCGCATACGCAGCGAAACCGTGTGATCGCCGCGCGGGACTTCGGCGTCACCGAAGTGATGTGCAAACCCGTCTCCGCCCGCGGCCTTTACCTGCGCATCGCCAATTGGGTGCCCAATCATCGCGATTTCGTCCGCACGAAAATCTATTTCGGTCCGGATCGAGAGCGGTTCCAGAGTCCCGGGTTCATCGGGATCGAACGCCGTGGCGCGAAACGGGACGACGGATATGCTCTGGACGGCCCGGGGGAAGTCGACCAAAGTCGGCCGGAGACCAACATGCGCGACTCGGTGGTATCGTGA
- a CDS encoding Hpt domain-containing protein has protein sequence MASDPTKSNDGYEVVKPPRDLRAKVRVMSEREAARFDPVKSAEAALERLSSDFDSWMTNEASTLATAWTDIQENGMNEESCATLFRAAHDIKGQASTLGYPLVGAVAGSLCHLIEHVPADDLPATLVAQHVDAVRAMVAETAQKEENPTARALVDRLAEVTEDFIARNAPPADERQD, from the coding sequence ATGGCCAGCGATCCGACCAAGTCGAATGACGGCTACGAGGTGGTGAAGCCGCCACGCGACTTGCGCGCCAAGGTGCGGGTGATGAGCGAACGCGAGGCCGCCCGGTTCGATCCCGTCAAGTCGGCGGAGGCCGCGCTTGAACGCCTTTCATCCGACTTCGACAGCTGGATGACAAATGAGGCCTCGACCCTCGCGACCGCCTGGACCGACATCCAGGAAAACGGCATGAACGAGGAAAGCTGCGCCACCCTGTTTCGCGCCGCGCATGACATCAAGGGACAGGCGAGCACGCTCGGCTATCCGCTGGTCGGCGCAGTGGCCGGCAGCCTGTGCCACCTGATCGAGCACGTTCCGGCAGACGACCTGCCCGCGACCCTTGTGGCGCAGCATGTGGACGCGGTTCGCGCCATGGTCGCCGAAACGGCGCAAAAGGAAGAAAACCCCACGGCCCGCGCGCTGGTCGACCGTCTTGCCGAAGTGACCGAGGACTTCATCGCGAGAAACGCGCCGCCCGCCGACGAGAGGCAGGACTGA
- a CDS encoding DUF2336 domain-containing protein produces MIVQQFLRWMADAPVERRAEATSALARAYLYSELSDDDLEAADAAMTILLDDPSPAVRRALAEALARSPHAPREVILALISDLSSIAEPVLTYSPVLLDAELVDAVAGFADPLPAAVARRHDLSVSVAAAIAEVGSLSACLALADNHHADIPKFSLARMVERHGDSPEFREALMRRGDTPIEIRQMLLKQVGDLLSDHPLVRLGLRDERARTVVLEARERATVSLANAADIGETEALVEHLLTSGQLTAGLLLRAVCTGNTGLFEAGLARLSGLRLGRVASVVQGGRMIALKALLSRAGLPVRTHQLFCVAVTVWREMSREAGHALSCGGNVVLARRVVGLVLDRYQASEGVEADDLVVMLRRFSAEIARESARAYMERTLAA; encoded by the coding sequence ATGATCGTTCAACAGTTCCTGCGATGGATGGCCGATGCGCCGGTCGAGCGCCGTGCCGAAGCGACAAGCGCGTTGGCGCGCGCGTATCTGTATTCGGAGTTGTCGGACGATGATCTGGAAGCCGCAGACGCGGCGATGACAATCCTGCTCGACGACCCCAGCCCGGCCGTTCGCCGCGCGCTTGCCGAAGCACTGGCGCGCAGCCCGCATGCGCCGCGCGAGGTGATTCTGGCCCTGATCTCCGACCTCTCTTCGATTGCCGAGCCGGTTTTGACGTATTCGCCGGTGTTGCTGGACGCCGAACTTGTCGATGCGGTTGCCGGGTTCGCCGATCCGCTCCCGGCTGCGGTTGCCAGGCGACACGATCTTTCGGTGTCGGTTGCCGCGGCCATTGCCGAGGTTGGTTCGCTGTCCGCCTGTCTGGCGCTTGCCGACAACCACCATGCCGACATCCCGAAATTCAGCCTTGCGCGGATGGTGGAGCGCCATGGCGATAGCCCTGAATTCCGCGAGGCCTTGATGCGGCGCGGCGACACGCCGATCGAGATCCGCCAGATGCTCTTGAAACAGGTCGGCGACCTGTTGAGCGACCATCCGCTGGTGCGGCTGGGCCTGCGTGACGAGCGTGCGCGCACCGTCGTTCTGGAGGCGCGCGAGCGGGCCACGGTCTCGCTCGCCAACGCCGCCGACATCGGGGAAACGGAGGCGCTCGTCGAACATTTGCTCACGAGCGGTCAACTGACCGCCGGTCTCCTTTTGCGCGCGGTCTGCACCGGCAACACCGGTCTGTTCGAGGCCGGACTGGCGCGGCTGTCCGGGCTCCGGCTCGGGCGGGTCGCATCCGTGGTGCAGGGCGGACGGATGATCGCGCTGAAGGCGCTGCTGTCGCGCGCGGGCCTGCCGGTGCGCACCCATCAGCTCTTCTGCGTTGCCGTCACCGTGTGGCGGGAAATGTCGCGCGAGGCCGGTCATGCGCTGAGTTGCGGCGGCAATGTGGTGCTGGCGCGTCGCGTCGTGGGCCTGGTCCTGGATCGCTATCAGGCATCGGAGGGAGTGGAGGCCGACGACCTCGTGGTGATGCTGCGCAGGTTCTCCGCCGAAATCGCCCGCGAATCGGCACGCGCCTACATGGAACGAACGCTGGCTGCCTGA
- a CDS encoding transglycosylase SLT domain-containing protein, whose protein sequence is MKVGDPSSIASRIEQAFQSASTTTGASFEYLVKTAQRESNFDEDAKARTSSASGLFQFIESTWLETMKQSGHKHGLGQYADQIQRSSGGRYKVADPEMRREILALRDNAEISSVMAGELTQKNADYLTRKLGRAPNEGELYIAHFLGAGGANKLIRLAETQPSLAADRVFSKQARANKPIFYDRGGAKTVSEVYANLVAKHGGAMPALPGTGATRIAALPSVKPQLAGNPVTLAAVNASAPAEAAMSGRELTMGDPTSRVLTAWSATNDISSPFHALFRNGVEAKRASFDSTFLTAFAAQEVGQQEAVQRAAARQTSGGDAYSERRSRVLAQLDTTGSASLGSGRPMDLTGFLNYRPSFAQKELLPPV, encoded by the coding sequence ATGAAAGTCGGCGACCCGTCCTCGATCGCCTCCAGGATCGAGCAAGCGTTTCAATCCGCAAGCACGACCACCGGTGCCTCCTTTGAGTATCTGGTGAAGACGGCGCAGCGCGAATCGAACTTCGACGAGGATGCGAAGGCCCGGACCTCGAGCGCCTCCGGCCTGTTCCAGTTCATTGAAAGCACCTGGCTCGAGACGATGAAGCAGTCCGGTCACAAACACGGGCTTGGACAGTATGCCGACCAGATCCAGCGTTCGTCCGGCGGTCGCTACAAGGTTGCAGATCCGGAGATGCGGCGCGAGATCCTGGCGCTGCGCGACAATGCGGAGATCAGCTCCGTCATGGCGGGGGAGCTCACCCAGAAGAACGCGGACTATCTGACGCGCAAGCTCGGACGCGCCCCGAACGAGGGCGAGCTCTACATCGCGCATTTTCTCGGGGCCGGTGGTGCCAACAAGCTGATCCGGCTCGCCGAGACGCAGCCTTCGCTCGCCGCCGACAGGGTGTTTTCGAAGCAGGCGCGCGCCAACAAGCCTATCTTCTACGACCGGGGCGGCGCCAAGACCGTTTCGGAGGTCTATGCAAATCTGGTCGCCAAGCACGGCGGCGCGATGCCGGCGCTGCCGGGAACGGGCGCGACCCGCATTGCGGCTCTGCCTTCGGTCAAGCCGCAACTGGCGGGCAACCCTGTGACGCTGGCGGCGGTGAACGCCTCGGCCCCGGCAGAGGCCGCCATGTCGGGGCGTGAACTGACGATGGGAGATCCGACCAGCCGCGTCCTGACCGCCTGGTCGGCGACCAACGATATCTCCTCGCCCTTTCATGCCCTCTTCCGAAATGGTGTGGAGGCAAAGCGTGCCTCGTTCGATTCCACCTTTCTCACGGCCTTCGCCGCGCAGGAGGTCGGGCAGCAGGAAGCCGTCCAGCGCGCCGCCGCCCGTCAGACATCCGGCGGGGATGCCTACAGCGAACGCCGGTCACGGGTGCTGGCGCAGCTGGATACAACCGGAAGCGCATCGCTGGGATCCGGCCGGCCGATGGATCTGACTGGCTTCCTCAACTACCGGCCGAGCTTTGCCCAAAAGGAACTCCTGCCGCCGGTTTGA
- a CDS encoding MaoC family dehydratase: MPGLHFEEFEIGHVFHHSLTRTVTEMDNMLFSNMTLNPQPLHIDRHFCETQTEWGQPLVNSLFTLGLLIGISVNDTTVGTTIANLGMNDVKFPNPLFQGDSVHCTTEVISRRESRSRPDAGIVEFEHKAFNQHDDLVAICRRQAFMKKRAGGA, from the coding sequence ATGCCGGGACTGCATTTTGAGGAATTCGAGATCGGGCATGTCTTTCATCACTCGCTCACCCGCACGGTGACGGAGATGGACAACATGCTGTTCTCCAACATGACGCTGAACCCGCAGCCGCTGCACATCGACCGGCATTTCTGCGAGACGCAGACGGAATGGGGCCAGCCGCTGGTCAACAGCCTGTTCACGCTCGGCCTGCTCATCGGGATCTCCGTGAACGACACGACCGTCGGCACGACCATCGCCAATCTCGGCATGAACGACGTGAAATTCCCCAATCCCCTGTTTCAGGGCGATAGCGTCCACTGCACCACCGAAGTCATCTCCAGGCGCGAGTCCCGTTCACGCCCGGATGCCGGCATCGTGGAATTCGAGCACAAGGCCTTCAATCAGCATGACGATCTTGTGGCGATCTGTCGCCGCCAGGCCTTCATGAAAAAGCGCGCGGGAGGCGCGTGA
- a CDS encoding CoA ester lyase: protein MRSLLFVPADSERKLAKGLDSGADVLLIDLEDSVALEAKEAARKIAAQFLSDARERKDRPRLYVRVNALDTGETDADLAAVMPLAPDGIMLPKSVAGRSVEQLDARLAVHEAQNDLADGATRILVVATETAASLFNLGSYAGASERLEGLAWGAEDLSADIGALANRDGSGGFTEPFRMARNLCLFGAVAAGAIPIDTVFTNFRDLDGLRSEAQTALRDGFTAKMAIHPAQVAVINEVFTPSDTAIADARRIIDAFAAAGDPGVVGLDGEMLDRPHLRRAEKLLARSRAAASRGADS from the coding sequence ATGCGCTCTCTCCTGTTCGTGCCGGCCGACAGCGAGCGCAAGCTGGCCAAGGGCCTCGACAGCGGCGCCGACGTCCTGCTGATCGATCTTGAAGATTCCGTCGCCCTGGAGGCCAAGGAAGCCGCAAGGAAGATCGCGGCGCAGTTCCTGTCAGATGCGCGGGAGCGCAAGGACCGGCCGCGTCTCTACGTGCGCGTCAACGCCCTCGATACCGGCGAAACGGATGCCGACCTTGCTGCGGTCATGCCACTGGCGCCCGACGGCATCATGCTGCCGAAGTCGGTCGCTGGGCGAAGCGTTGAGCAGCTGGACGCCAGGCTCGCGGTTCACGAGGCGCAAAACGACCTCGCCGACGGCGCGACACGGATCCTGGTCGTGGCGACGGAGACAGCCGCATCGCTGTTCAATCTGGGGAGTTACGCAGGCGCAAGCGAAAGGCTCGAAGGCCTCGCCTGGGGGGCGGAGGATCTCTCTGCGGACATCGGCGCGCTCGCCAACCGCGACGGATCGGGCGGCTTTACCGAGCCGTTCCGCATGGCGCGCAACCTCTGCCTGTTCGGCGCCGTTGCCGCCGGAGCCATCCCGATAGACACGGTCTTCACCAACTTTCGCGATCTCGACGGGCTGCGCAGCGAAGCGCAGACGGCGTTGCGCGACGGTTTCACCGCCAAAATGGCAATCCACCCGGCGCAGGTTGCGGTCATCAACGAGGTCTTCACGCCCTCCGACACCGCCATTGCCGACGCCCGGCGTATCATCGATGCCTTCGCGGCCGCCGGCGATCCGGGCGTTGTGGGACTGGACGGGGAAATGCTCGACCGGCCGCACCTGAGGCGGGCGGAAAAGCTGCTGGCCCGCTCGCGGGCCGCCGCGTCCCGGGGGGCGGACTCATGA
- a CDS encoding calcium:proton antiporter, translated as MSHASHGSIPHWSWLVPVIAALALVLVMTDVLPETSVAVLGLVTLLLGGAVFASVHHAEVLAARVGEPYGSIILAVCVTVIEVALIVSIMLSGAEGNEEVARDTVFSAIMIVLNGVIGFCLVLGGQRHHEQSFQLNAASASLAVLGTLATVSFVLPNFVMAGGDGQFSILQLVVIGVVSLGLYGTFVFVQTVRHRDYFLEAVRVKEGEALHEAPQEMPSGKVTLASVFLLPLALLIVILLAKILSHPLDTAVAYAGLPQAVVGVAIAAVVLLPEGIASVRAAVHNQLQNSVNLVLGSALASIGLTIPVVAAVSVFMGKPLVIGLVPEDLVLLVLTLFVSTLTLGTGRTTILQGAVHLSIFAVFLLLSAIP; from the coding sequence ATGTCACACGCGAGCCATGGCTCCATTCCGCATTGGTCCTGGCTTGTGCCAGTGATCGCCGCTCTCGCCCTTGTGCTCGTCATGACCGATGTGCTGCCGGAAACATCTGTCGCCGTCCTCGGGCTCGTTACGCTGCTGCTTGGCGGCGCGGTGTTTGCGTCCGTGCATCACGCCGAGGTGCTGGCGGCGCGGGTCGGAGAACCCTACGGTTCGATCATCCTTGCGGTCTGCGTCACGGTGATCGAGGTGGCGCTTATCGTGTCGATCATGCTTTCGGGCGCGGAGGGCAACGAGGAGGTGGCGCGTGACACGGTGTTTTCCGCCATCATGATCGTGCTCAACGGGGTGATCGGTTTCTGTCTCGTGCTCGGCGGCCAGCGCCATCACGAGCAATCCTTCCAGCTCAATGCCGCCTCCGCCTCGCTGGCCGTCCTCGGCACCCTTGCAACCGTTTCCTTCGTGCTGCCGAATTTCGTGATGGCGGGGGGCGACGGGCAGTTCTCCATCCTTCAGCTTGTGGTGATCGGCGTGGTGTCGCTCGGCCTCTACGGCACGTTCGTTTTTGTCCAGACGGTGCGGCATCGCGACTACTTCCTGGAGGCGGTCCGGGTGAAGGAGGGCGAGGCCCTGCATGAGGCGCCGCAGGAAATGCCGTCGGGCAAGGTGACGCTCGCCAGCGTGTTCCTGCTGCCGCTTGCCCTTCTGATCGTGATCCTGCTTGCCAAGATCCTGTCCCATCCGCTCGATACGGCGGTTGCCTATGCGGGATTGCCGCAGGCCGTGGTGGGTGTGGCGATCGCTGCCGTCGTGCTGTTGCCGGAAGGCATCGCATCCGTTCGGGCGGCCGTCCACAACCAGTTGCAGAACAGCGTGAACCTGGTGCTTGGCTCGGCTCTGGCCAGCATCGGCCTGACCATCCCGGTGGTCGCGGCGGTCTCCGTGTTCATGGGCAAGCCGCTCGTCATCGGCCTCGTACCGGAAGACCTGGTGCTTCTGGTTCTCACCCTCTTCGTCAGCACCCTGACGCTGGGCACCGGGCGCACGACGATCCTGCAAGGTGCCGTTCACCTCAGCATTTTCGCCGTCTTCCTGCTTCTTTCGGCGATTCCCTAG
- a CDS encoding flavin reductase family protein, whose amino-acid sequence MSHYSYTIADGHGLPHNPFKAIVAPRPIGWISTMGRDGVANLAPYSFFNAVSDTPPMVLFSSNGFKDTVTNVEASGDFVFNLATEDLKDAMNTSSAPLPHGVSEFEPAGLTPVPSQLVSAPRVAEAKAAFECRHLQTIRPVALDGTPADNWIVLGEVVAVHIDRSVLVDGLFDVTLARPLSRLGYLDYAVVDSVFQMKRPSA is encoded by the coding sequence ATGAGCCATTATTCCTACACGATCGCCGACGGGCACGGCCTGCCGCACAATCCGTTCAAGGCGATTGTCGCGCCGCGTCCGATCGGCTGGATCTCGACCATGGGACGCGATGGCGTGGCCAATCTCGCGCCCTACAGTTTCTTCAATGCGGTGAGCGATACACCGCCGATGGTGCTTTTCTCCTCCAACGGCTTCAAGGACACGGTGACCAACGTCGAGGCGAGCGGGGATTTCGTCTTCAATCTGGCGACCGAGGACCTGAAGGACGCGATGAACACGTCGTCCGCGCCCCTGCCGCACGGGGTTTCGGAATTCGAACCGGCGGGCCTGACCCCGGTGCCGTCGCAGCTTGTGTCCGCGCCGCGCGTCGCAGAGGCAAAGGCCGCCTTCGAATGCCGGCACCTGCAGACCATCCGGCCGGTGGCGCTCGACGGCACACCCGCCGACAACTGGATCGTGCTCGGCGAAGTGGTCGCGGTGCATATCGACCGCTCCGTTCTGGTCGACGGGCTGTTCGATGTAACGCTGGCGCGTCCCTTGTCCCGACTGGGATATCTGGATTATGCGGTCGTCGACAGCGTGTTCCAGATGAAGCGGCCGTCCGCGTAG
- a CDS encoding nitroreductase — protein sequence MDPSDVLGHLRKRRSHPAATLADPAPEGAALQEILEAASRVPDHGKLVPWRFILLRGDARHALGAKLVDLLEGRGESLDDTRREQEATRFSRAPLVVAVVSRAAVHPKIPVWEQQLCVGAVCMNLVHAAHASGYAAQWLTEWMAFDEQVGSTLGLAEAERIAGFVHIGTPTQVPAERARPDVETLISEWTPQ from the coding sequence ATGGATCCATCCGACGTGCTTGGCCACTTGCGCAAGCGCCGTTCGCATCCGGCCGCAACTCTGGCAGATCCGGCCCCTGAAGGCGCGGCCTTGCAGGAAATCCTGGAGGCGGCATCGCGTGTGCCGGATCATGGCAAGCTTGTGCCGTGGCGTTTCATCCTGCTGCGCGGCGATGCCCGCCACGCGCTGGGCGCCAAGCTGGTCGACCTGCTCGAAGGGCGCGGCGAGAGCCTTGACGACACCCGCCGCGAGCAGGAGGCGACGCGGTTTTCGCGCGCGCCGCTGGTGGTTGCGGTGGTCAGCCGTGCCGCCGTCCACCCCAAGATCCCGGTGTGGGAGCAGCAGCTGTGCGTCGGCGCGGTGTGCATGAACCTCGTCCATGCCGCCCACGCCAGCGGTTATGCCGCGCAGTGGCTGACGGAGTGGATGGCCTTCGACGAGCAGGTGGGATCCACGCTGGGGCTTGCCGAGGCCGAACGCATCGCCGGCTTCGTGCATATCGGAACGCCGACGCAGGTTCCCGCCGAGCGCGCCCGCCCGGATGTCGAAACCCTGATCAGCGAGTGGACGCCCCAATGA
- a CDS encoding lysophospholipid acyltransferase family protein, whose product MTDTELSYANPEHPWVKRSLIRAIETLSGRSHLLGYYRHWRDAIAASSAHKWSDLLSLVGVNVVVAQGSWPPEAVPDGPLVMIANHPYGLSDGLAVLSLAERLNRPYRILINNELLKAPEIRPYALPIDFEETEAALRTNMKTRQEALRLLREGVTIIVFPGGGVATADRPFGRARELPWKTFTAKMIRASQATVLPLHFEGQNSPLFHIVSRYSLTLRLSMYIREFRRLMGRDLSVRIGAPIPFEALAAFGDQRAMIAHLHECVLALAPVETDTKDGRRRRGR is encoded by the coding sequence GTGACCGATACCGAACTCAGCTACGCAAATCCGGAGCATCCCTGGGTCAAGCGCAGTTTGATCCGCGCGATCGAAACGCTGTCCGGCCGGTCCCATCTGCTTGGCTACTATCGCCATTGGCGCGATGCCATCGCCGCATCCTCCGCCCACAAGTGGAGCGATCTTTTATCGCTGGTCGGCGTGAACGTGGTCGTGGCGCAAGGCAGCTGGCCGCCGGAAGCGGTTCCCGACGGTCCGCTGGTGATGATCGCCAACCACCCTTACGGGCTGAGCGACGGTCTTGCCGTGTTGTCGCTTGCCGAAAGGCTGAACCGGCCCTACCGCATCCTGATCAACAACGAACTGCTCAAGGCGCCGGAAATCCGACCCTACGCCCTGCCGATCGATTTCGAGGAAACCGAGGCCGCGCTGCGCACCAACATGAAGACGCGCCAGGAGGCGCTCCGGCTGTTGCGGGAGGGGGTGACCATCATCGTGTTTCCGGGCGGAGGCGTTGCCACGGCGGATCGCCCGTTCGGACGCGCGCGCGAGCTTCCTTGGAAGACCTTTACCGCGAAGATGATCCGGGCCTCGCAGGCCACTGTCCTGCCGCTGCATTTCGAGGGGCAGAACTCGCCGCTGTTCCACATCGTCTCGCGATATTCGCTGACGCTGAGGCTTTCGATGTATATCCGCGAGTTCCGCCGGCTGATGGGACGGGATCTTTCGGTGCGCATCGGAGCGCCGATCCCCTTCGAGGCGCTTGCGGCCTTCGGCGACCAGCGTGCGATGATCGCGCACCTGCATGAGTGCGTGCTCGCTCTGGCTCCGGTGGAAACGGACACAAAGGACGGTCGCCGGCGTCGCGGGCGGTAG